The genomic stretch GTGAGATGGGACGTTCAGGAGTTTAGTACTCTGTTCATTAATTCTCGGTCAGTGCTGCCTGTTACCGGGGGTGTTTAGGGAGCAGTGAAcattctccatctctggtggtgttccttcatcatgtcagtagttcagttttcactacagtcagccatgcaagtcccagctggagactcgggaatactgtCGCACacaaatgtagaaggattcttcattgctgtttctgtcaatacagcacagtaatttAGCTTacacatataggagcagaattaggccatttggcccattgagtctgctctaatATTGGATCACAACTGATCTATTGTCCTTCTCaaacccgttctcctgccttctcccataaccataacctttaatgcccttaccaattcagaacctattaacctttgctttaaatgggACAAAAATGATCTAAATCAAGCTAGCCAAAGCAGGCAGTCCCAGAGGGAGCAGCCTCTGTTCAATCATTTTTAGATAAATATCCCAGAATTATGTGGAGCTGCTTGAAATCCCATTTGTGTAAGTGATGGACTTCATTGGCTTCCAGGTGGAGCCAACCAATCCTGGTGTAGGAGTGCTGGCctacagatttgattagggatccCTGGTCCTTTTGTTAGATGGGCACAGGTAAGTTTACTAATTTTTGTTTACAGGTTTGAGTTATCTTGTCCCACCACCTCCCTGTCAGAGGTTTTCCCAAGGGCGAGTTATCAGCAGTACATGTCCAAGGCCTCTTTGCCAATGAGACTTCTTTCTGGTTTCCCAGACTCTTCCCAGGCGCAGGGTTTAATTTGTGTGATCCTCTACAGACACTGCAAATAGCAAACCAGGATCACCGGTCAAATTCGTTTGGATTCAGCCAGAAAGTAAGTTGCAGttcataaacatgagattctgcagatgctggaaatcttgagttgAAAGTAAATATTATTacattacatatatgtcaccatctactacctcaagattcattttgttgcaggcGTTTACAGGACAATAAAGAAATGCCCTAGAATTTAAGAAAAACTACATACCAAAGGCAGTGTGCTGAAGACAGATtgtgaaaataattttaaaaactaaatAAGTAACATTGAGTGGtgaagttcttgaaagtgagtttataggtttagtgttgaggtgagtgaagttatccacactggattaaggagcctgatggttgagcgatAATAACTGTttgtgtgggacttaaggctgtCGTACGTCCTGCCCGATTGtagtattgagaagagagcatggccgtCTTGGTTGGAGTccttgatgaatgctgctttcttgtggcgaCGCTCATTGTAAGTGTGGCTGGGCTGTGTCTGTGATtaactggactgtatccaccactttctctcgccttttccattcctgggaaacatacagaatgctggaggaattcagcaagtcagctcgcatctttggaggggaataaacaacttAGTTGATTTTTCTTTTGTTGTGTGTCTCAGTAAAGGCTGCAGTAGCACACATCTTGGAGCGGATTGTCCTCTACCCTACCTGCATATAGGCATTGTCGAAATTACTTACATACAGCCTCGCTATAAATCTGTTTTCAAATTGGGCTATTAAGTGAAGACTCTAGCATTAGAAATAACCTCTAACCATAATGTATTGCAATTTTTGCAACTcagaactcaaagttcaaagtaaatttattatcaaagtacatatatatcatcttGTACAACCTTGTGAAtgactttcttgcaggcatactgaacatagtaaatccaagaaacctAATAgtgtcaatgaaagaccacacccaacaggatggacaaacagccaatgtgcaaataaaaaagaaaaaaaataataataataaataaaaatcgagaacatgagatggagaccttgaaagtgagtccatagattgtgggaatagttcagtgatggtatTTATTATCAGGTGTATTTTGTGAGCTTCATGCAActgaggaatttcattgcaccctggtttGTGTAAACCTGGTGTACCATTAACTAATCACAAGAGGTAATTTGGATTATTTTCTTGAGAGAGAATTGCTAGAATTCTGCTTCAGGTTGCTTTTTATTCTGCACCAGGATTGttttacttttaatttttttcctcttGTTTTTCCCCCACTTAGATTCACTTCTTAATTAAATTTGATTTTAGACCCAGATATTCCGAGAgaaaggtgtgggggggggggggtcagggagaTGGggcagggggaagagagagggatcgAAATCGAGCTGTTGGgataaacagttttttttttatgaAGACCATGATCTCTCTTTGGGGTTTGCAGTTGCTTGGGTGGTGGGAGTGCTGATtctttctgctagagtaagggggggggggggagaatcgatgctgcttgtgtgtgggaggagctttggggttcttcAGCTTTTCAGTCATTCATTATTTAGGGTTCTGTTTCGAGGATGCCCGTAGATtaagaatttcaggttttatATAGTGTACATTCtccgatattaaatggaaccattgaactattAATGCGTTGTCATTTTTGAAATGGATCTTAGAAGGTTCAAGTATCACATTTTTGCATGTAATTTCATTTTTATTATTAATAGATGGAAATTGCCATGTATAAAACTGTTGTCTCTTTACTACAAAGTAAATGACTGTAAAATCCTTATCTGTAGAGATTGATCCCATTGACTTGTTTCAATTTGTGATCCTTGCAGGTTCTTAATTTTGACCACAGAAGAAATGGATAACAGTGGATATATTCAGTTTGACGTGCCTGAGTACAGCAACTGTGTTCTGAGCCAACTTAACGAGCTACGCTTGCAAGGAAAGTTATGTGACATTATAGTTCACATCCAGGGTCAGCCGTTCAGAGCCCACAAGGCCGTCCTAGCTGCCAGCTCCCCTTATTTCCGAGATCATTCAGCACTGAGCACCATGAGTGGTTTATCAATATCAGTTATTAAAAATCCAGATGTATTCGAACAATTGCTTTCATTTTGTTACACTGGGAGACTCTCGTTGCACTTGAAAGACGTTGTTAGTTTTCTTACTGCTGCAAGCTTTCTGCAGATGCAGTGCATAATTGACAAATGCACTCAGATCTTGGAGAGTATTCACTCGAAATTCAGTATTGTGAGTATTGACTCTGTGGTGGTCAATACTGAAGATAATCAGGGAAATCGCAACGGGGTTAGAGATAGCAATAGCCGCTTCTTAAATCCGGTTGAAATCTCACCGCCGTACTATGGGCAAGTACGGCCGACGACAATTCCTAGCGAAACACGGATGGAAACTGTGCACAACCGAGGTTTTCAGAATCGGGCAATGGAGGAAAGGCACTCTGACCCTGGAAGCAGTGGCAGCATCTCAGAGCACGAAATCCAGATCGAGGGTGACCACGAGCAAGCAGAGCTCATCGTGCGGGAGACCAACCCGATCAGTGCCCAGATCACGGAGGTCAAGGTCAAAATGGAGAAGTCCGACCGGCCAAGTTGCTCAGACAGCTCGTCAGTGGGTGACGACGGTTACCATACGGAAATGGTGGACGGCGATCACGTCGACAGAATGGTGGCCGTGAACGTCAGCTCGTACGGGCCAGTGTTGCAACAGGCTTTCTCACTATCTCAGCCCGCGTCCCAGTCAGCTGGTTTGTCGACCACCTATGGTTGTCTCACCAACTCGAGCCCCTCTAGATCTATGCTTAGTAATTTTAGGGGTCGAGGACGACTGAAACGAAACATACAGATCCAGAATGAAGGACAGAATGTGATTAGTCAGTCTTCTGACGGCGACGGTGGGCCAAACAGGCAAAGCTTTGAGAGTACTCCTCATGACCATGATGGAAGGGAGCACTGGTTCCCATACAATCAAAGGCTTATCTGCATCTATTGTGGAAAATCCTTCAATCAGAAAGGGAGTCTTGACCGACACATGCGGCTTCACATGGGCATCACCCCTTTCGTCTGCCGCTTTTGTGGGAAAAAATACACTCGCAAAGACCAACTGGAGTATCACATCCGAGGGCACACGGATGACAAGCCGTACCGCTGTGAGATCTGTGGTAAATGCTTCCCTTTCCAAGGCACTCTGAATCAGCATTTGAGGAAAAATCACCCGGGCGCATCCGAAATCAGAAGTCGGATTGAGTCGCCGGACCGGACTGATGCCCACACAGAACAGAAGGAAGGTGACGCACCTTCTCCCTCAGAGGATTCCCACATGGAGACTGCGGTGCAGGAAGTTCTACCATTATCTCATATTTCTGAATGAGCTGCTTGGGCATAACAAGGCCAAAAGCGcacagagctagaaataatgCTAAAATATTAGTATTTTGGGGTTTATTTTGTAGAAGAGCTTTCACCATTTATATACTGGTTCTGAAAATTTTCCCCCAATCCacttattttttttcttgtatGGATTTTTCCCTGAAAATGATTTTGAATATTTAAAATCTATTTTACTGCCAGGTAAGAGGTACATtgtataacataaaaataaattGCCATGTTCAAAAGAAGGGTCAGGACAATTAGTTATGGTAAGAAGAAGGAATGCTTGTGAGTTGACACACATCACCATTATCACCGAAAGTCACTGTGACAAGTCTAAATACCTATTTGCACTTCACACAGCAGTGGAAAATTCTATTATATTCTATCTCGTTTGATTGGCTTCAGTAATGGGGgtttaaatgttttattttgcCTGCCCTTTAGAGGTGTAGGAAAGGGTTTGAATTGAGCTGTTGATTGCTGGAACAGCTGACACCTATCAAAGATTAGGTTTTAAAATTCGGCTATGCTTTGGGTAATGAATTTAGCCTGTTTAATCATCAGCTTAATAAAGATGTTAATTAATGTGAGCCTGGTAGTGCCAGCCTCAGTTTCCTTACACGTTGAGCACCCTCTGCTGTTCAGTTTGTGTAGAGCGTTCACCCAAAAATACCTCGGAGTAATTCCTAAacgtgagaaattctgcagatgctggaaatctaaagcctTTGGGTCAGATTTATACCTACACCTGTGGGTAATGGGGGTTTTATTCCAGTGTGCAAAATCTTAATATCCTATTGTCTTTATTTAGTTTGCAGTTTTAATCTATATCTCTTTTCCTCTGCTGTGTGGAATAGTTTCAGTGCTTAAAGCATGCTGgagtcatggaacactacagtacagaagcaGACCCGTCTGCCCGTGCCGAACTATTAATCTACttagttccatcgacctgcacccagactatagtcctccatacccctcccattcattaATCTATTCAAATTTCTtgaaaatgttgaaattgagcctgCATTCACAGAGGGAACAGAAAAATTAAGTATTCTTCTGTTTGGAAATGATCATTTTGCTCATGAACACATTCAAGCTATATACAAtttatcagactgattaacttttaattttttaaaatatgaacTACTGATTATCTATTAGAATTATGCTCGTTCATGTCCAATACTCTTTAAAGATGCAAATGTACTCCTAACAGCCATAATTTATCTTTGGGTAAATGGTGATATTCTCATTCGCATGGCGGGCTTGGTGAAGACGCAGGACTGGTTTCTCTCTTTCGGATCCTGTCGAAAAGTAGGCACGAAACTGTACTAATCATGATGAAGTTAGCAACTTTGCTCTTGATGGCTTGGCTGGGAAAGAATGCTTCCTTCATGTTCAAAGTTAGGAACAAGAATTTATAATGAAATTCAATTTAGGGAACTTAATGTTTACCTTGCAGAGTGGCATTTTGTTTAATTTGGCCATGTCAGCAGGCACCGTTCCAGTCAGTTCCACTAATTTCAATGCCACATTTGTGGGGGAGAATCAAATCAGTATTTATAATATCAGATGGGAAATGAATACCATGTACTTGTTAACCATGATTTTGTTTATACACAATTATAAATCATATACTTTAAGATGTATTAGTGCTGTATTGTAGAAAGAAAAAGTTTAAAGAAATTCAAGcaacttttatttatttaaaactgaCTTTTAACCAAAGCCTATATGCCCCTTTTACCCTCCGTGGTCTCTCTTTCAAAGACAAAGGCTAACCTTGCTGTAGTGTGGCTACTGAGCAGCGTACTGTAATAGCTGAAGCTCAGATGATCATACTCTGTTCTGTGTTAGCAGTGGCCTCAGTCTAGCACTTATAAATCTCTTCAGAAATAGTCTGTTGTGCAAAGATTAATTCTGAAAAGGCTTTGACCTTGGGTCACTGAAGGGCTTCTCTTAGTGCAGTGGATTGAAATTCTTTAAATATAAGCATATGTATGATACCTGCCATTTGCTGGAATGCTAGGGTAGCTTCTGTGATAAAATACCAGGTGCCACAGAACTCATTCGAGAAGTTTGAGAGCAAAACTAATCAGCCTTCAAAATGACTTAGTACTTACCTTCCACTTCATTATCATTGCAGATCATAAATTAATAAATTGCATTAAAAATTGAACCTCCTCTCTCCACAAAACCCCTTTATCCTCTTCCACCAAATAAAAACCTTTTTGGATGTATTTACTGTACTACATATGCTAACCTAATGAACTGTAACCTGAGATTATTTGATTACATATATTTCTAATGGCATCAATGCAATGTATACCTAAAAGTCTCTGCTGTATGTTCTTAAAGGAGAAAATAACTGCTTAGTTTAATTTACTGATTTCAGCAGTCTTACAGAGGTGTCCTTTTTGTAAGAAAACTGCTTAATACTTCCAACATAAAAGATTTTCTGCCAACTTTAATGTTCATTGTGAGACTTCATAGGGAAGACCTTGGTgtatatacacacagtggccactttattagttacaggagtggaacctggggtggtcttttgctgctgtggctcatccacttcaaggttcgacgtgttgtgcttTTAGAGGcactctcctgcacaccactgttgtaaggcGTGGTTATTTTAAtaattgttgccttcctgtcagcttaaaccagtttagccattctcctctgacatcttTCATCAACAGgctgtttttgcccacagaactgctcacTGGATCTTTTTGTTTATTgctccattctctataaactctagagacatgTGTgaagcagatcagcagtttctgagatactcaaaccaccccatctggtaccaacaaacattccacagtcaaagtcacttagatcacagttcttccccattctgttgttcggtctgaacaacaactgaacctcttgatcatgtctgcatgcctttatgcattgagttgctgccacatgattggctgattagatatttgcattaatgagcaggtgtagctaataaactggccacttgAGTTGGTTAGTGTTGGAAAGACTTCCCAATCCTGCTTTCAATCAAAATTTCTAGGGCTTATGGTTGGAGAATCTTCCATAAGAAGCATTTGCCAGTAGCTGCTTGGCTTTTTTTTATTCATCCAGAAGCAAACCCAATAAATCGATGAATTCAGGATTTATATGGAGCACGTAAGTGCCTGTTGCATGCAGGCCGGAAGTTTGAACTGAACAGAGAAACCTTTGACAGCCTTGATGTACAAAAACTGTAGTTGGTGTGCAATAATCTTTTGTTTCATTACACGAGTCAGGAGAATAGTAATCCAAAATCCTATCCACTCTCAACAACCATTATCTAAATGCTGTGATATTTTAGCAATTTTATAGCTAGCATTACTACTAAACTTGTAAAGACGAGCTGTTGCCTAGCTAAAGTCCAGCTGGTCTATTTGGTATTCAGGTGGCAGTCATACTGTGGTCATTGCGATTGTCGTCAATACACATttaatgtgcagattttttttgagCTGTTTGAGTTTGAAGACACAAACTCTAAAGGGTCATAAGCAGGCAAGGCCAAACACAACTTTTTTTTTAGGGTTTTAACCCTTAAATGGTGCTGTTGGATCAGGTTAGAATTATTTATTGAACCAGCATTAACAATTTTATATATGATATTTGGATGAGTACTATTTCAAATTgtttataaattctttatatgAACCCTGTAATATAATCGGTCTGGAATTTTTAGTCAACTCCAAAGTATTGAATGAAGTTGAAGTTTTCTGGAATGCATGTAATCTTTAAGGAAACCTATAGAATTTTAATCTTTATTCTAAAATCCAGTTAATCCATGATACATCTCATATAGCAGAATGAATTAACAACTGTTCAGATAGATCAAGAGCTAAACTGATTTTGTTTCTTCAGAGAAATGATTTCCAATGGGTAATCTAATCATGCTGTAATTGTGAGTTTCCAAACCACAAGTGACTGATAAATTCTATCCAATAAAATTTTCTATTCAGCTTAGTATTTTGTAAATGGCAGAAATTTAATGAGCCTAGCTTGATCTGTCATTAGGACTTCTCAATCTCAGAGCTACAATGCCAAATCCCTCTTGCACTTTGACTTCCCAGTCAGAAATGCTCGCCGGCCTGAGCAAACACTGTACATGGCAGCATAGCAGTTGCAATATTGGACCCGAAATCCATGACTGGATTAATGGCCCAGAAACGCTTATTCAAATCCCTCTTCAGCCGATGGGGAATTTGAATCAGGTTAACTTGGAATTGAAAGCTGATATCAGTAAGGGTGGCCCTGAATATACAAAAACAGTCGTGACAACATATAGTACCTAGTCCACtaatcaacacaagagattctgcagatgtcaaTCCAGAGagggacacaaaatgctggaggaactcagcaggtcaggcaacatttgtggaaatgaataaacagtacgacgtttcatgccgagacccttcagtcatttatttccatagatgctggctgacttactgagttcctccagcattttgcatgtgttgccctAGCTCCCTAAAGTCCTTTAAAGGAATGAAATCTGATGTTGTTGCCCTCTGGCTCATGAAGAGGCAGAAATATAGTTGAATCTTAATTGCCTGGTGAAGTGGTTTAACAAGCCACTCAATTCAAGGGCAACTTGGGCAGTTCCAAAATCCTGTGAATGAACAGATTGAGGCGGACACTTTTAAGCACTATCAGAATTCCCTCTGATATCTGTACTTGTTCTCATTCAAAAGAGACATAAAAACAGTATTTTAAATGTCCACTGTTAGCAAGTTCTGGGCAGTAATGATTTCTGTGACAATGGAAAAAAAAGTGGATGAATATTTCATACATGCCTGCATCGCTTACGTAAACCAGGTTCAAAGACACAAGTGGATCGAATAGAATAACACACAAAGATAGATTGGTTAGCAGGTGCGGCTGCTGCTACTCATTtaagttgtgtgtgtgtatgcgcgcGTGTATATCTAATAGAAAAGCTTTTAACAGAGTCTGACTTGGACATCACACACCTTACACTGTTCTTTAAACACCCATACTGACTTGATTTTAGTGCAATACTCAGTCACAATAGACACATACAGTTTTAAATAAGCTATTTTCAAACCACAcagtgcatttttaaaaaaactttttatTATTTACTATGTATAATCTGTTTTATGCTATTACATCATAAACCAACCAAAAATGTATTCCATGGTTTTATCAATATGTCTCAAAGGCTTTGTTTTAATTTTCCTTTCCATTCGACAATGTGGAAGCTGCGGCAGAGCTTTTTTGAGAACATATAAAATGAATATAAGGGAAATAATTTAACACCATCAGAGCAGGGTTTCAAATTGGCCCACACACACGGCTATTTATTGTCTGGGGCTCCTTAAGGAGCTGCAAAATGGCTGCTAGATGGCCACTTGGGAGGATTGTTAACATGCAGTTCATTTATTGAAACTCTGGAGATTTAGCAGGCCATTACCCACGAGGGCGTAAAGTAAATGAAGCTACTGAAGCTGATGCTCTGAAAGTTGATAAACTAGCCATTACGGATGTATTTTCTAGCATGAATGCAATCAATATTTATTCAAAAATATATGTTTTTTCCTCTTATCCTATTAGCTGTGTCTGACTGTGATCAATTAATATTTCAATGCTGCTTAATTGTTTTCGATGTTAATCCTTTATTTCTGTACTTCCATTTTGTTGCTTGTAAACAGC from Hemitrygon akajei chromosome 7, sHemAka1.3, whole genome shotgun sequence encodes the following:
- the zbtb34 gene encoding zinc finger and BTB domain-containing protein 34 isoform X2; amino-acid sequence: MDNSGYIQFDVPEYSNCVLSQLNELRLQGKLCDIIVHIQGQPFRAHKAVLAASSPYFRDHSALSTMSGLSISVIKNPDVFEQLLSFCYTGRLSLHLKDVVSFLTAASFLQMQCIIDKCTQILESIHSKFSIVSIDSVVVNTEDNQGNRNGVRDSNSRFLNPVEISPPYYGQVRPTTIPSETRMETVHNRGFQNRAMEERHSDPGSSGSISEHEIQIEGDHEQAELIVRETNPISAQITEVKVKMEKSDRPSCSDSSSVGDDGYHTEMVDGDHVDRMVAVNVSSYGPVLQQAFSLSQPASQSAGLSTTYGCLTNSSPSRSMLSNFRGRGRLKRNIQIQNEGQNVISQSSDGDGGPNRQSFESTPHDHDGREHWFPYNQRLICIYCGKSFNQKGSLDRHMRLHMGITPFVCRFCGKKYTRKDQLEYHIRGHTDDKPYRCEICGKCFPFQGTLNQHLRKNHPGASEIRSRIESPDRTDAHTEQKEGDAPSPSEDSHMETAVQEVLPLSHISE
- the zbtb34 gene encoding zinc finger and BTB domain-containing protein 34 isoform X1, coding for MVEWFCWFLILTTEEMDNSGYIQFDVPEYSNCVLSQLNELRLQGKLCDIIVHIQGQPFRAHKAVLAASSPYFRDHSALSTMSGLSISVIKNPDVFEQLLSFCYTGRLSLHLKDVVSFLTAASFLQMQCIIDKCTQILESIHSKFSIVSIDSVVVNTEDNQGNRNGVRDSNSRFLNPVEISPPYYGQVRPTTIPSETRMETVHNRGFQNRAMEERHSDPGSSGSISEHEIQIEGDHEQAELIVRETNPISAQITEVKVKMEKSDRPSCSDSSSVGDDGYHTEMVDGDHVDRMVAVNVSSYGPVLQQAFSLSQPASQSAGLSTTYGCLTNSSPSRSMLSNFRGRGRLKRNIQIQNEGQNVISQSSDGDGGPNRQSFESTPHDHDGREHWFPYNQRLICIYCGKSFNQKGSLDRHMRLHMGITPFVCRFCGKKYTRKDQLEYHIRGHTDDKPYRCEICGKCFPFQGTLNQHLRKNHPGASEIRSRIESPDRTDAHTEQKEGDAPSPSEDSHMETAVQEVLPLSHISE